A region from the Paenibacillus humicola genome encodes:
- a CDS encoding ABC transporter substrate-binding protein translates to MKSRLAIALLLLAILLNACSNGPSAEQSSSNAAAKPNETVNLKFMYWGSNEEKKAVDGMIKSFNDSHPGIKVTGEQVPGDYNTKMNTLMASNELPDVAYLPDSLASLWGEEGKLLDFTPYLKDNASLQNRLPLSFYYSAPGKPVGNATAAEVMVIYYNKDLFKEANLELPPAEASKAWTWDQFLEAAKKLTKDKNGKNATDPGFDPQNVVQYGFSFSTDRSSWGPLLASNGADITDASGTKYTMDSPEAVQVFQSLQDLIFKYHVSPNLTQQQNLPNNNILLQTKKVAMVIDGTWSLLDMSQTKMNYGMGVLPKFKEPKTMYISGASIIFSTTKHPKEAMEFYQFHNNPEQVDLYKIGLWMPVETQYYTEQDKIDSWTKNDAHPPEFKTAAIDYTLNNTVVSPSASLKNYPAINAKLAPALDLIFTNKKPAKEVLSDLKQEIEPLLSGKYPDK, encoded by the coding sequence ATGAAATCGCGCCTGGCAATTGCGCTGCTGCTTCTGGCGATACTGCTGAATGCATGTTCCAATGGTCCTTCAGCGGAACAATCGTCAAGCAATGCCGCCGCCAAACCGAACGAAACCGTCAATCTGAAGTTTATGTATTGGGGAAGCAATGAGGAGAAAAAAGCGGTGGATGGCATGATTAAATCGTTCAACGACTCGCATCCCGGCATTAAGGTGACGGGCGAGCAGGTCCCAGGCGACTACAACACGAAGATGAATACGCTTATGGCCTCGAACGAACTGCCGGATGTCGCTTATTTGCCGGATTCTCTTGCTTCCCTTTGGGGGGAGGAAGGAAAGCTGCTCGATTTCACGCCCTATTTGAAAGACAACGCAAGCTTGCAAAATCGTCTGCCTTTATCCTTCTACTACAGCGCGCCGGGCAAACCGGTCGGCAACGCGACGGCAGCGGAGGTCATGGTCATCTACTACAACAAAGACCTGTTTAAAGAAGCGAACTTGGAGCTGCCGCCTGCAGAAGCGTCCAAAGCCTGGACATGGGATCAATTCCTCGAAGCTGCGAAAAAGCTGACGAAGGACAAGAACGGCAAAAATGCGACGGATCCGGGCTTTGACCCTCAAAACGTGGTACAGTACGGTTTCTCGTTCAGCACCGACCGATCCAGCTGGGGGCCGCTTCTGGCGAGCAACGGGGCCGACATTACCGATGCCTCCGGCACCAAGTACACCATGGACTCCCCGGAGGCCGTGCAGGTGTTTCAAAGCCTGCAGGATTTGATCTTCAAATACCACGTATCGCCGAATCTCACCCAGCAGCAGAACCTGCCGAACAACAACATCCTGCTGCAAACGAAAAAGGTCGCGATGGTGATCGACGGCACATGGTCGCTGCTGGATATGTCGCAAACCAAGATGAACTACGGCATGGGCGTGCTGCCGAAATTCAAAGAACCGAAAACGATGTACATCTCCGGCGCCAGCATCATCTTCTCGACAACGAAGCATCCGAAGGAAGCGATGGAATTTTATCAATTCCACAATAATCCGGAGCAGGTCGATCTGTACAAAATCGGTTTGTGGATGCCGGTTGAAACCCAGTACTATACGGAGCAGGACAAAATCGATTCTTGGACGAAAAACGATGCCCACCCGCCGGAATTCAAAACGGCCGCGATCGACTATACCTTGAACAATACGGTCGTTTCTCCGTCCGCAAGCCTGAAAAATTATCCTGCGATCAATGCAAAGCTGGCCCCCGCCCTCGATTTGATTTTCACGAACAAGAAGCCGGCCAAAGAAGTGCTAAGCGATCTAAAGCAGGAAATCGAGCCGCTTCTGAGCGGCAAATATCCGGACAAATAG
- a CDS encoding carbohydrate ABC transporter permease translates to MKSGPTGLSRLERNWGILFALPPILGLCIFTVGPVIASFFISMTDWTIGSSWTFTGMDNYKTIFTEDPLFAKSLFATVYYSIGSIPLGLLLAFLVAFLLNQKVRGLSVFRTIYYLPAIVPSLANTMLWIWIFNPDFGLLNAVLKAAGLPTSQWIYGESTAIPSLILMSTWGIGNSVIIFLAGLQGVPSHLYEAVEVDGGGAWRKFIHITVPSMTPTIFFNLVLSLIGTFQIFNEAYIMTQGGPNNATLFYVFYLYRKAFTESKIGYASALAWILFLIIMVLTLVVFKTSSKWVYYEEGGKS, encoded by the coding sequence ATGAAGAGCGGACCGACAGGACTTTCCCGTTTGGAACGGAATTGGGGGATTTTGTTCGCCCTGCCCCCTATACTCGGGTTATGCATTTTCACGGTCGGACCGGTTATCGCGTCGTTCTTCATCAGCATGACGGACTGGACGATCGGGAGCTCGTGGACGTTTACCGGCATGGATAATTATAAAACGATTTTCACCGAAGATCCGCTGTTTGCCAAATCGCTTTTTGCTACGGTGTATTACTCCATCGGCAGCATTCCGCTTGGCCTGCTCCTGGCGTTTTTGGTGGCGTTTCTTTTGAATCAGAAGGTAAGAGGACTATCGGTTTTTCGGACCATCTATTATTTGCCCGCCATCGTCCCGAGCCTGGCCAATACGATGCTGTGGATTTGGATTTTCAATCCGGACTTCGGGCTGCTCAATGCGGTGCTTAAGGCTGCCGGTCTGCCGACCTCCCAATGGATCTACGGGGAAAGTACGGCCATTCCTTCCTTGATCCTGATGAGCACCTGGGGCATCGGCAATTCGGTCATTATTTTTCTGGCGGGTTTGCAGGGCGTGCCCTCCCATTTATACGAAGCGGTCGAGGTGGACGGAGGGGGCGCGTGGCGCAAGTTTATCCACATCACCGTTCCGAGCATGACGCCGACCATCTTCTTCAACCTCGTCTTGTCGCTGATCGGCACGTTCCAAATCTTTAACGAAGCTTACATCATGACGCAGGGCGGCCCGAACAACGCGACGCTATTCTATGTGTTTTATTTGTACCGCAAGGCGTTCACGGAGTCGAAGATCGGGTACGCATCTGCCTTGGCCTGGATCTTGTTCCTGATTATTATGGTGCTGACGCTCGTTGTTTTTAAAACCTCATCCAAGTGGGTCTACTATGAGGAAGGAGGAAAGTCATGA
- a CDS encoding carbohydrate ABC transporter permease, with protein sequence MNSVLERTAVRVRPRHGAHRSVRLSIWKGLVYVILIAGSILMLFPFFWLLRSSLMDNGQIFVFPPEWIPRPFMWSNYPNALTSVPFLTFFTNTMMIELFTMSGTMLTSVMAAYSFARLKWNGRSLIFAALLSTMMLPYAVTLIPTFMLWKSLGALDSFVPLTVPSWFGGGAFNIFLLRQFFMTIPKDLDEAAYMDGARPPTVLLHIIVPLSKPALIVVGIFTFIGVWNEFLGPVIYLNSEKHFTLSLGLAAFQGLYNAQWGYLMAASATIVSPIIGLFFLAQRYFIEGITLTGIKG encoded by the coding sequence ATGAACAGCGTATTGGAGCGGACGGCCGTTCGCGTCCGACCCCGGCACGGCGCCCATCGTTCCGTGAGGCTCTCCATATGGAAAGGGCTCGTTTACGTGATCTTGATCGCGGGCAGCATTCTGATGCTGTTCCCGTTCTTCTGGCTTCTCCGCAGCTCGCTAATGGATAACGGACAAATCTTCGTGTTCCCGCCGGAGTGGATTCCCCGCCCGTTCATGTGGAGCAATTATCCGAATGCGTTAACGAGCGTTCCTTTTCTAACCTTCTTTACCAACACCATGATGATTGAACTCTTTACGATGTCCGGGACGATGCTGACCAGCGTCATGGCGGCGTACAGCTTTGCCAGGCTGAAATGGAACGGACGGAGCCTGATTTTTGCCGCGCTGCTTTCTACGATGATGCTTCCTTACGCCGTTACGCTCATTCCGACCTTTATGCTCTGGAAATCGCTCGGAGCTTTGGATTCATTCGTGCCGCTGACGGTCCCTTCCTGGTTCGGGGGAGGAGCTTTCAACATCTTTCTGCTCCGCCAGTTTTTCATGACGATTCCGAAGGATTTGGACGAAGCGGCTTACATGGACGGCGCCAGGCCGCCCACCGTCCTGCTCCATATTATCGTTCCGCTGTCCAAACCGGCCTTGATCGTCGTCGGTATCTTCACCTTCATCGGCGTGTGGAACGAATTTTTGGGGCCGGTCATCTATCTGAACAGCGAGAAGCATTTTACGCTGTCGCTCGGCTTGGCCGCTTTCCAAGGCTTGTACAATGCGCAGTGGGGATACCTGATGGCGGCTTCCGCAACCATCGTCTCCCCGATCATCGGGTTGTTCTTTTTGGCGCAGCGCTATTTCATTGAAGGCATTACGTTGACCGGCATTAAAGGTTAA
- a CDS encoding beta-L-arabinofuranosidase domain-containing protein, whose protein sequence is MIDMKVPAKAKAFDLKDVSVTGGPFKHAMDLNRAYLLELEPDRLLARFREYAGLEPKMPQYEGWEAMTLSGHSLGHYLSACSMVYASTGEAGFKARIDYIVGELEICQRAHGDGYVAGIPRGKEIFQEVASGDIRSKGFDLNGVWAPLYTMHKLFAGLRDALHLTGNKEALHVAVRLADWMDAAFSGMSEEQMQEMMKCEYGGMNEVLADLYADTGEEKYLRLAERFWHQAVLDPLAEQKDTLSGKHANTQIPKLIGLAREYELTNDTKRRSAAEFFWERVVHHHSYVTGGNSFGEYFGEPDLLSDRLGAQTTETCNTYNMLKLTKHLFQWNGSALEADYWERALYNHILASQDPSTGSVCYFVSLGMGGYKKYNGKFDHFTCCVGTGMENHASYGNGIYFHNGQKLFVNQFISSTLNWTDKGMKLLQLTDYPEGDQIKLQVSCDTPAAFTMCIRYPGWAEKGMEVRVNGEPLSFDAKPGSFVEIARTWVDGDEVALTVPMTLRLESMPDNPGRAAVMYGPLVLAGDLGPLDDSEAQKTTVMISRNKPLSEWIRPVPDKPNTFRTVNAGYPRDVELYPFYRMHDRLYSVYWDLFTEEEWEKAEQEYQALREKIRILEQCTIDYVQPGEMQPERDHHFQGHYTSVGTLGNRPFRQAGIDGWFSFDLQARRQTGLMLVVTYTAAQEMPDCGFEVLVDGKPVKDGMEGFKEADKCYNVNYVLPEESTEGKDTVTVTFKPFPGHRVRRVFGLRLVKQELYEQLGLNA, encoded by the coding sequence ATGATCGACATGAAGGTACCGGCGAAAGCCAAAGCGTTCGATTTAAAAGACGTCAGCGTTACGGGAGGCCCTTTCAAGCATGCCATGGATTTGAACCGGGCGTATTTGCTGGAGCTTGAACCGGATCGCCTGCTCGCCAGATTCAGGGAATATGCCGGACTCGAACCCAAAATGCCGCAATATGAGGGATGGGAGGCGATGACGTTATCGGGTCATTCGCTTGGCCATTACCTTTCCGCCTGTTCCATGGTTTATGCATCGACAGGGGAGGCCGGGTTTAAAGCACGGATCGATTATATCGTCGGCGAGCTGGAAATCTGTCAGCGTGCGCACGGAGACGGCTATGTTGCGGGTATTCCTCGGGGAAAAGAAATTTTTCAGGAGGTTGCGTCGGGCGATATCCGTTCGAAAGGCTTTGATTTGAACGGCGTATGGGCGCCTCTTTATACGATGCATAAGCTGTTTGCCGGTTTGCGCGACGCGCTGCACTTAACGGGAAATAAAGAAGCACTGCATGTGGCCGTGCGGCTGGCGGATTGGATGGACGCGGCGTTCTCCGGGATGTCGGAGGAGCAAATGCAGGAAATGATGAAATGCGAGTACGGCGGCATGAATGAAGTATTGGCCGATTTGTATGCGGATACCGGCGAAGAGAAATATCTCAGGCTGGCGGAACGATTTTGGCATCAAGCGGTCCTGGACCCGCTCGCCGAACAAAAGGATACCTTATCCGGAAAGCATGCCAACACGCAAATTCCCAAATTAATCGGTCTGGCCAGGGAGTACGAGCTGACTAACGACACCAAACGCAGATCGGCGGCGGAATTTTTCTGGGAGCGCGTCGTTCACCATCATTCCTACGTAACGGGCGGCAACAGCTTCGGCGAGTATTTCGGCGAGCCGGATTTGCTGAGCGACCGCCTCGGCGCGCAGACGACGGAGACCTGCAATACGTACAATATGCTGAAGCTGACGAAGCATCTGTTTCAATGGAACGGCTCGGCCTTGGAGGCGGATTATTGGGAGAGAGCCCTTTACAATCATATTTTGGCCTCCCAAGATCCGTCGACGGGCAGCGTTTGTTATTTTGTATCGCTGGGCATGGGGGGCTACAAAAAATATAACGGCAAATTCGACCACTTTACCTGCTGCGTCGGAACGGGGATGGAGAACCACGCCAGTTATGGGAACGGCATTTATTTCCATAACGGACAGAAGCTATTCGTGAATCAGTTCATCTCGTCTACTTTGAATTGGACCGACAAGGGAATGAAGCTGCTGCAGCTGACGGACTATCCGGAGGGCGATCAAATTAAGCTTCAAGTGAGCTGCGACACTCCTGCTGCCTTTACGATGTGCATTCGATATCCCGGTTGGGCGGAAAAAGGAATGGAAGTGCGCGTAAACGGAGAACCGTTGTCATTCGATGCCAAACCCGGCAGCTTTGTTGAAATCGCCCGCACATGGGTCGATGGGGATGAGGTTGCGTTGACCGTTCCGATGACGCTGCGTCTCGAAAGTATGCCGGACAATCCGGGCCGCGCTGCCGTCATGTACGGTCCTCTGGTCCTGGCGGGCGATCTGGGGCCGCTGGACGATTCGGAAGCCCAGAAAACGACGGTCATGATTTCGCGGAACAAACCGCTTTCGGAATGGATTCGGCCGGTCCCCGACAAACCGAATACGTTTCGCACCGTCAATGCGGGTTATCCCCGGGACGTTGAGCTGTATCCGTTTTACCGGATGCATGACAGACTGTATTCGGTCTACTGGGATTTGTTTACCGAAGAAGAGTGGGAGAAGGCCGAGCAGGAGTATCAGGCTCTCCGCGAAAAAATACGCATTCTGGAACAATGCACAATCGATTACGTGCAGCCGGGGGAAATGCAGCCGGAACGCGATCATCATTTTCAAGGCCATTATACGAGCGTTGGCACGCTGGGCAATCGGCCGTTCCGGCAGGCCGGGATCGACGGCTGGTTCTCCTTCGATCTGCAGGCGCGTCGGCAAACCGGGCTGATGCTCGTGGTGACGTACACCGCAGCCCAAGAAATGCCGGATTGCGGGTTTGAAGTGCTTGTGGACGGAAAACCGGTCAAAGACGGGATGGAAGGCTTTAAAGAAGCGGATAAGTGCTACAACGTTAACTATGTCCTGCCGGAAGAAAGTACGGAGGGGAAGGATACCGTAACCGTTACGTTCAAACCTTTTCCCGGACATCGAGTGAGAAGGGTCTTCGGATTGCGGCTGGTGAAACAAGAGCTTTACGAACAGCTCGGATTAAATGCATAG
- a CDS encoding S9 family peptidase, whose amino-acid sequence MDRYTAPQVERGTYARAERFLPENAKKLAFRLDISPNWISGGERFWYRVQTSQGKRFMLVDTVKAVRRPVFDHTRLAAALSEASGRIYDGNQLPFDEIEMAADGGTVIVATPDSKWKCNLSAYECSLIEEDGKAGAEEAVSADGRWAAFVRDSNLFVRSLAGGEEIQLTKDGEADRQYGLPLPSPLAAAGLAQPSGPAVVWSPDSTRLLTYRIDARESGRLHLIQASPSDGSLRPKVYSYVYPLPGDENPPVAEPLICRIPGGEAAIVDIEPLPILYYGAPRHPVWWESDGGEQLYLLYRRRGFRTIALYRIDPETGSCRSVLEETAETGWDPRVSYWPDTHNVRVLSGGEEIVWYSHRDGWGHLYLYEGSEGRLKNRITSGPWVVYDVLCVDHSQRLVYFTAAGRESGRDPYFRHLYRVKLDGTGLQLLTPEDADHEISFSPSGSCFVDTYSRVDLPPVTVLRQADGSPVMTLEEAEIEPLLAAGWKYPERFCAKARDGVTDIYGVVFRPTNFDPSKRYPVIEGNYSGPQAVRAPRAFAGGRDGTAQFWHDQALAELGFIVVAVDGLGMSYRSKAFLDFSYRNLGDAGLPDHIAALRQLADRYPYFDLERTGIYGYSAGGYAAARAILAHPDFYKVSVAWAGNHDHMLDKAGWIERYMGLPVGDHYRESANAALAANLKGKLFLMHGEMDENVPAASTIRLASALIKANKDFDLLILPDAAHGSGNHPYVTRRRWDYFVRHLQLAEPPDDYRIQG is encoded by the coding sequence TTGGACAGGTACACTGCACCGCAGGTTGAACGGGGGACGTATGCGAGAGCCGAGCGTTTTCTGCCCGAAAACGCAAAAAAATTGGCGTTTCGCCTCGATATCAGCCCTAATTGGATTAGTGGCGGCGAGCGATTTTGGTATCGGGTTCAGACCAGTCAGGGCAAACGCTTCATGCTGGTTGACACGGTAAAGGCGGTACGTCGTCCCGTGTTTGATCATACCCGTTTGGCCGCAGCGCTTTCGGAAGCATCTGGCCGGATTTACGATGGGAATCAGCTCCCGTTCGACGAGATTGAAATGGCTGCCGACGGGGGGACGGTTATCGTTGCCACCCCGGATTCCAAATGGAAATGCAATCTCTCTGCCTATGAATGCTCCCTGATCGAGGAAGACGGAAAAGCCGGAGCCGAAGAGGCCGTATCGGCGGACGGCCGCTGGGCGGCGTTCGTAAGAGACAGCAACCTGTTTGTCCGTTCGCTGGCCGGCGGAGAGGAAATTCAGCTCACGAAGGACGGCGAGGCGGACCGCCAGTACGGGCTTCCGCTGCCTTCTCCGCTCGCGGCGGCCGGGCTTGCCCAACCAAGCGGACCGGCCGTTGTATGGTCGCCGGACTCCACCCGCCTTCTCACTTACCGAATCGATGCCCGCGAGTCCGGGCGCCTCCACTTGATTCAAGCGAGCCCGTCGGACGGCAGCCTGAGGCCGAAGGTGTATTCGTATGTCTACCCGCTCCCCGGAGACGAAAACCCGCCAGTCGCCGAGCCTCTGATCTGCCGGATTCCCGGGGGCGAAGCCGCAATCGTGGATATCGAGCCTCTGCCGATCCTCTATTACGGGGCACCGCGCCATCCGGTTTGGTGGGAATCGGATGGTGGGGAACAGCTTTATCTCTTATATCGCCGGCGAGGATTCCGTACCATTGCGTTATACCGCATCGATCCCGAAACCGGGAGCTGCCGCAGCGTTCTGGAGGAGACGGCGGAGACCGGCTGGGATCCGCGCGTCAGCTACTGGCCCGATACCCACAATGTACGCGTGCTGAGCGGCGGGGAAGAGATTGTTTGGTACTCCCACCGGGATGGCTGGGGGCATCTGTACCTGTATGAAGGTTCGGAGGGCCGGCTGAAAAATCGCATCACTTCGGGGCCTTGGGTGGTTTATGATGTGCTCTGCGTCGATCATTCGCAGCGGCTCGTCTATTTTACGGCGGCCGGCCGCGAGAGCGGCCGGGACCCGTACTTCCGGCACCTCTACCGGGTCAAGCTTGACGGAACCGGTCTGCAGCTGCTTACGCCCGAGGATGCCGACCATGAGATTTCCTTTTCCCCGAGCGGGTCCTGTTTCGTCGATACGTACTCGCGGGTGGATCTTCCCCCCGTAACCGTCCTGCGGCAGGCTGACGGCAGCCCGGTCATGACGCTTGAAGAGGCCGAGATCGAACCTTTGTTGGCCGCGGGCTGGAAGTATCCGGAAAGGTTTTGCGCCAAAGCCCGGGACGGGGTCACGGACATCTACGGCGTCGTATTCCGGCCGACAAACTTTGATCCGTCGAAACGTTATCCCGTGATCGAGGGGAATTATTCGGGACCGCAGGCCGTTCGCGCGCCTCGGGCGTTTGCCGGCGGCCGCGACGGCACGGCGCAGTTCTGGCACGATCAGGCTCTGGCCGAATTGGGCTTTATCGTCGTAGCGGTTGACGGGCTGGGCATGTCGTACCGTTCAAAGGCGTTCCTCGACTTCTCTTACCGAAATCTTGGGGATGCCGGACTGCCGGACCATATCGCGGCTCTCCGCCAGCTGGCCGACCGTTACCCGTACTTCGATTTGGAACGTACCGGAATTTACGGCTATTCGGCCGGAGGTTATGCGGCGGCGCGCGCCATACTGGCGCATCCCGACTTCTATAAGGTTTCGGTAGCCTGGGCGGGAAACCACGATCATATGCTCGATAAGGCCGGCTGGATCGAGCGCTATATGGGCTTGCCGGTCGGCGATCATTACCGGGAATCTGCGAACGCCGCCCTGGCCGCCAATCTCAAAGGCAAGCTGTTTCTCATGCACGGCGAGATGGACGAGAACGTGCCGGCCGCGTCAACGATCCGGCTTGCTTCGGCCTTGATCAAGGCGAACAAGGATTTTGACCTGTTGATCCTTCCGGACGCGGCTCACGGCTCCGGGAACCACCCCTACGTGACGCGCCGGCGCTGGGATTACTTCGTGCGGCATCTACAGCTTGCGGAGCCGCCTGACGATTACCGGATTCAGGGATAG
- a CDS encoding DUF885 family protein: MQKLDQRVTDLFVRYDGHLDFENKPFIPELDHFGELAEEIAAAQHELRLEEKTGLPPETAVVLDHLAESAGVLKARLQTDQSFPNRFISNIARRINNLISLKGRGPAERLSALREFLGRTPAVFEGVRKLGDRIPGGRREILLRTLGDLPGFSDKMLPGLVKAFPSASEEELGAVRLAFKELSGRAMDLAAEIRQAPLPEPAACINGLDYENTLGQVYGISLTELLTWYREEVEQCRQRFYEVAGELDSGRDAFRILDEDLGPYDSPEKVLPAMEGFVAAARAKAREYMSLPEGEDCAVWPVPEYLRDSYPWGGYFSGGNLLTGSLRGAVFLNVHNYRTLSLGWILLNAVHECYPGHHAHFVKTAAGDMPRSFKVASLTSQAAALNEGLCIRSETLMQDIFGRPAFRLFVAFRRLHAAVRIWADLLVHHFGEGPDAAVDLYVKYMQFTPQVARGQVYSQELTPGYFTTYYYGFKRLERLQRELGWDDAAFTGQAFSCGKVSLNILERLLRMTSAQRFKIVNGFYAGPEQKI, from the coding sequence TTGCAGAAGCTGGACCAGCGAGTGACGGACCTGTTTGTGCGCTACGACGGCCATCTTGACTTTGAGAACAAGCCGTTCATTCCGGAGCTGGACCATTTTGGAGAATTGGCTGAAGAAATCGCGGCCGCGCAGCATGAGCTGCGTCTCGAGGAGAAGACGGGCCTGCCGCCGGAGACGGCAGTTGTGCTTGATCACCTGGCCGAGTCGGCCGGCGTCCTGAAGGCGAGGCTGCAGACGGATCAATCTTTCCCAAACCGGTTTATCTCCAATATCGCCCGCCGGATCAACAATCTGATCAGCCTGAAGGGCCGCGGCCCCGCAGAGCGCCTGTCGGCGCTTCGCGAATTCCTTGGCCGGACCCCTGCAGTATTTGAAGGTGTAAGGAAGCTGGGCGATCGGATTCCCGGCGGGCGGCGTGAGATTCTGCTGAGGACGCTGGGCGATCTTCCGGGATTTTCGGATAAGATGCTGCCCGGCCTGGTCAAGGCATTTCCCTCCGCTTCGGAGGAAGAACTCGGCGCCGTCCGGCTTGCATTCAAGGAGTTATCCGGGCGGGCAATGGACCTTGCCGCGGAGATCAGACAGGCCCCTTTGCCCGAGCCGGCAGCATGCATCAACGGACTTGATTACGAGAATACCCTCGGCCAAGTCTACGGGATTAGTTTGACCGAACTGCTTACGTGGTATCGAGAAGAGGTGGAGCAGTGCCGGCAGCGGTTTTACGAGGTTGCCGGGGAGCTTGATTCCGGGCGCGACGCTTTCCGGATCCTTGACGAGGATCTGGGGCCGTACGACAGCCCCGAGAAGGTGCTTCCCGCCATGGAAGGCTTCGTAGCCGCCGCACGGGCCAAAGCAAGGGAATATATGAGCCTGCCGGAAGGCGAGGATTGCGCCGTCTGGCCGGTACCCGAATACCTGCGCGACTCCTACCCGTGGGGCGGCTATTTTTCGGGCGGGAATCTGCTGACGGGCAGCCTGCGGGGGGCGGTTTTCCTGAATGTCCACAATTACCGCACCCTCAGCCTGGGATGGATCCTGCTGAACGCGGTGCACGAATGCTATCCCGGCCATCATGCGCACTTCGTGAAGACGGCAGCCGGGGATATGCCCCGCAGCTTTAAGGTCGCCTCCCTCACCTCGCAGGCGGCTGCGCTTAATGAAGGTTTGTGCATTCGTTCCGAAACCTTGATGCAGGACATTTTTGGCAGGCCCGCTTTCCGCCTGTTTGTGGCATTCCGCCGGCTTCACGCCGCGGTCCGGATCTGGGCCGACCTTCTGGTTCACCACTTTGGCGAAGGGCCCGATGCGGCTGTCGATTTATATGTCAAGTACATGCAGTTCACCCCCCAGGTGGCGAGAGGTCAGGTTTATTCCCAGGAGCTTACGCCAGGGTACTTTACGACGTATTATTATGGTTTCAAGCGGCTGGAGCGGCTGCAGCGGGAGCTGGGATGGGACGATGCGGCGTTTACCGGGCAGGCTTTTTCCTGCGGCAAAGTTTCCTTGAACATACTTGAACGGCTGCTCAGAATGACGTCTGCGCAGCGGTTCAAGATTGTGAACGGGTTTTACGCGGGACCGGAACAGAAGATTTGA
- the mraY gene encoding phospho-N-acetylmuramoyl-pentapeptide-transferase has product MTHSIAGVSGIAFMLVAVMMPFLIWGLRTLRLTQPIRAELPPDHQAKRGTPLMAGLILLVGVILSAAFHPDPLVLFLCAAFVLFSLVGFADDFKKAAYQDPNGISGKTKLVFQFGFTAALLYVLIHTFSLEPTIEVYRNLTVTLPVIVYVAVMLLFIVGSANAINFTDGLDGLLINVAIPTYFFFFAISSHPEVKLFSLVMIACLLGLFLYNIYPARAFMGDTGSLAIGGSLSFLAVLEKVELLIPILFFVYLAEQLSVILQVWYYKKTKLRLFRMAPIHYHFSLKYGWSENKIVMIFGFISWMCALVSWLIWRFLF; this is encoded by the coding sequence ATGACTCATTCGATTGCAGGCGTTTCCGGCATCGCCTTTATGCTGGTCGCCGTCATGATGCCTTTCTTGATTTGGGGCCTGCGCACGCTGCGCCTGACCCAGCCGATCCGGGCGGAGCTCCCGCCGGACCACCAGGCCAAACGGGGCACGCCGTTAATGGCCGGACTGATTTTGCTGGTCGGCGTGATCCTATCCGCCGCGTTCCATCCCGATCCGCTTGTCCTTTTTCTTTGCGCGGCATTCGTGCTCTTCAGCCTCGTCGGCTTCGCGGACGACTTCAAGAAAGCGGCCTACCAGGACCCGAACGGCATATCCGGCAAAACGAAGCTTGTCTTTCAGTTCGGCTTCACGGCAGCGCTTCTGTACGTGCTGATCCATACCTTTTCGCTCGAGCCGACCATCGAGGTTTACCGGAATCTCACCGTTACGCTTCCGGTCATCGTCTACGTCGCCGTCATGCTGCTGTTTATCGTCGGCTCGGCGAATGCGATTAACTTTACGGACGGGCTCGACGGGCTGCTGATCAACGTGGCGATCCCGACCTACTTCTTTTTCTTTGCCATCTCCAGCCACCCGGAGGTCAAGCTGTTTTCCCTGGTGATGATCGCCTGCCTGCTCGGATTGTTCCTCTACAATATTTACCCCGCCCGGGCGTTCATGGGGGACACGGGGTCGCTGGCAATCGGCGGCTCGCTGTCTTTTCTGGCAGTTCTCGAGAAAGTCGAGCTGCTGATCCCGATCCTCTTTTTCGTCTATTTGGCCGAGCAGCTGTCCGTCATCCTGCAGGTATGGTATTACAAAAAAACGAAGCTCCGTCTCTTCCGCATGGCGCCGATCCATTACCATTTCAGCTTGAAATACGGATGGAGCGAAAATAAAATCGTGATGATATTCGGCTTCATATCGTGGATGTGCGCGCTGGTCAGCTGGTTAATTTGGCGGTTTCTGTTCTGA
- a CDS encoding GNAT family N-acetyltransferase, whose product MVTVEKVKGTEGRNDAFRVRSAVFVGEQGVPPELELDELEDEAEHIVVYSGSRPIGAGRVRLVDGAGKLERICVLAEYRSQGIGQMIVRELESIARSKGAAKAKLNSQTHAEPFYAKLGYVTVSAIFMDAGMPHVTMVKEL is encoded by the coding sequence ATGGTAACCGTGGAGAAGGTGAAAGGAACGGAGGGCCGGAACGATGCGTTCCGCGTGCGAAGCGCCGTATTTGTCGGGGAGCAGGGCGTGCCTCCCGAGCTGGAGCTGGACGAGCTTGAAGACGAAGCGGAGCATATCGTCGTCTATTCCGGCAGCCGGCCGATCGGCGCCGGGCGTGTGCGGCTGGTCGACGGAGCGGGCAAGCTGGAGCGGATCTGCGTGCTGGCCGAATACCGCTCGCAGGGGATCGGCCAAATGATCGTGCGGGAGCTCGAATCGATCGCCAGATCGAAAGGGGCGGCCAAGGCGAAGCTGAACAGCCAGACGCATGCCGAGCCGTTTTACGCGAAGCTGGGCTACGTGACGGTATCCGCCATTTTTATGGATGCCGGCATGCCGCATGTCACGATGGTGAAGGAACTGTAA